One region of Alosa alosa isolate M-15738 ecotype Scorff River chromosome 1, AALO_Geno_1.1, whole genome shotgun sequence genomic DNA includes:
- the LOC125291934 gene encoding uncharacterized protein LOC125291934 yields MPSERAAEKMPPKSKTQPQQREENEQVDANIVPTEPKDAAAAVSPPAEGAVAELSNLVKTLLQAQSDRDEKWKKEVQSQDQRWKTLTHHFHLLQGQMEDIREGSDGSRSTTPQSPSLGERQPQLTFKEPKLHPLTKDDDTEHFLATFERVAKTCRWPDSTWAIRLVPLLTGKARSAFVAMDLQETEDYGKVKEAILKKYNISADTYRMRFRSAIIMSGESPKELYVRLRELFMKWVRSEEHSLEDICELIVLEQFMDMVNPDMAVWTREHDPKSAEEAASLAEVFQAARQGTRGPSANRWTSRDSLLVGHCESLIIWCRSFP; encoded by the exons ATGCCTTCAGAGAGAGCAGCTGAGAAGATGCCACCCAAGAGCAAGACCCAACCCCAGCAGAGGGAAGAGAATGAGCAGGTGGACGCCAATATAGTACCAACGGAGCCTAAAGACGCTGCTGCAGCGGTGTCACCTCCAGCAGAGGGAGCAGTGGCAGAGCTATCGAACCTGGTGAAGACCCTGTTACAGGCTCAATCAGACCGTGATGAAAAGTGGAAGAAGGAGGTGCAGTCCCAAGACCAGCGATGGAAGACCTTGACCCACCATTTCCACCTTCTTCAAGGACAGATGGAGGATATTCGAGAAGGGAGCGACGGTTCCAGGTCCACAACACCTCAGTCTCCATCACTGGGGGAGAGACAGCCCCAGCTGACCTTCAAGGAGCCCAAGCTCCACCCACTCACCAAAGATGATGACACAGAGCATTTCCTGGCCACATTTGAGCGTGTCGCGAAGACCTGCAGATGGCCAGACTCCACATGGGCCATCAGGCTGGTACCTTTGCTGACCGGGAAGGCACGCAGTGCGTTTGTGGCAATGGACCTGCAGGAGACAGAGGACTACGGCAAGGTAAAGGAGGCcattctcaaaaagtataacatCAGCGCTGATACCTATCGTATGAGATTCCGCTCTGCTATCATCATGTCTGGTGAGTCGCCAAAAGAACTTTATGTGCGTTTGAGAGAGCTATTCATGAAGTGGGTGAGGTCTGAGGAGCACTCACTGGAAGACATCTGCGAGCTAATAGTGCTGGAGCAGTTCATGGACATGGTGAACCCGGACATGGCCGTCTGGACAAGAGAGCATGACCCCAAGTCCGCTGAGGAAGCAGCCAGCCTGGCAGAAGTGTTCCAGGCAGCACGACAGGGAACCAGGGGCCCAAGCGCCAACAGATGGACTTCTAGGG atTCGTTGCTCGTGGGCCACTGTGAGTCACTCATTATATGGTGCCGTTCGTTTCCCTGA